From Armatimonadota bacterium:
CGACCCGTTGGAGCTTAGCCACATGGCTGCGACCTCGGCTAAGATGTAGTGTGCAATCAAACACCCGTTCTTGGCCGGGGTCGCTTTTTCCTGCTTGCCTTTCTGAAACTAGTGCTCCGTCAATATTATATTGATGGGTATAATCGCTTGAGTTTGATGCGCGCATCAGGGGTGGTAAAGCGCCAGTCCACGCTGGTTGCGATAGCGTTGCGAGCGTCTTCCCATGCCGCTGCCTCATGCGCTAGAGT
This genomic window contains:
- a CDS encoding IS630 family transposase: TLAHEAAAWEDARNAIATSVDWRFTTPDARIKLKRLYPSI